Proteins from a genomic interval of Chroococcidiopsis thermalis PCC 7203:
- a CDS encoding tRNA-(ms[2]io[6]A)-hydroxylase, translated as MNVADLTVAKINALVVPTTEEWVEQAIANLDTILLDHSQCERKAAGVALNLIFRYPSSQKLVRSLTAIAREELEHFEQVNQWLERRGIPLAPLAPPPYGAGLKAQIRAKEPERMLDSLLVSGLIEARSHERLGLLATHCPEPELAKFYRGLMASEARHFGTYWILADTYFDRAAFTQRLEELAVVESQLLSTLHPQPRIHS; from the coding sequence ATGAATGTAGCCGATTTAACAGTTGCCAAAATTAACGCTCTAGTCGTCCCAACCACCGAGGAGTGGGTAGAACAAGCAATCGCTAACTTGGATACCATCTTATTGGATCATTCCCAATGCGAACGCAAAGCAGCTGGGGTAGCTCTAAATTTAATATTTCGTTACCCTTCGAGCCAAAAATTAGTCCGATCGCTAACAGCGATCGCCCGGGAAGAACTGGAACACTTCGAGCAGGTGAACCAATGGTTGGAACGGCGAGGAATTCCTCTAGCACCCTTAGCACCACCTCCTTACGGCGCGGGGTTAAAGGCGCAAATTCGTGCCAAAGAGCCAGAACGGATGTTGGATTCTTTGCTCGTCTCTGGTTTGATTGAAGCTCGCAGTCACGAACGGTTAGGACTTTTAGCCACCCATTGCCCAGAACCAGAGCTAGCTAAATTTTATCGCGGTTTGATGGCTTCGGAAGCTAGACATTTTGGTACATATTGGATTTTGGCAGATACTTATTTCGATCGCGCTGCGTTCACCCAAAGGCTAGAAGAATTAGCAGTGGTAGAAAGTCAGTTATTATCAACATTACATCCTCAACCGAGGATTCATAGTTAG
- a CDS encoding metallophosphoesterase family protein — MSAAHQRRIIIGDVHGHYDGLMILLEAIAPGAADEVYFLGDLIDRGPQSAQVVDFVKQSPYYCLLGNHEQMLLDVLTKRASNQIRQAWLYSGGYETLSSYKTATIPRDHIEWLQTLPTHLDLGDIWLAHAGLDPRLPLEEQSVEQFCWVRQEFHSMKQPFFENKLIIVGHTITFTLPGVRPGELAQGQGWLDIDTGAYHPRSGWLTAVDINNQIVYQVDVYDKLVRTLPLSEAAIRINPAQVLARL, encoded by the coding sequence ATGAGCGCAGCGCACCAACGTCGCATTATTATCGGTGATGTGCACGGTCACTATGACGGACTGATGATTTTGCTTGAGGCGATCGCCCCTGGCGCAGCCGATGAAGTTTATTTCTTGGGAGACTTAATCGATCGCGGACCGCAAAGCGCACAAGTCGTTGATTTTGTCAAGCAAAGTCCTTACTATTGCTTGCTTGGCAATCACGAACAAATGCTGCTAGATGTGTTGACTAAACGCGCTTCCAATCAAATTCGCCAAGCTTGGCTTTATAGCGGCGGATATGAGACTTTAAGCAGTTACAAAACAGCCACTATTCCTCGCGATCATATCGAATGGCTGCAAACCTTGCCTACTCACCTCGACTTAGGCGATATTTGGTTAGCTCATGCTGGACTCGATCCCAGGCTTCCCTTGGAAGAGCAGTCAGTCGAGCAATTTTGTTGGGTGCGGCAGGAATTCCACAGCATGAAGCAGCCCTTCTTTGAAAACAAACTCATTATTGTCGGTCATACAATCACGTTTACCCTACCAGGAGTACGCCCTGGAGAACTTGCCCAAGGACAAGGTTGGTTGGATATCGATACTGGTGCTTATCATCCCAGAAGCGGTTGGCTCACAGCAGTTGATATCAATAATCAGATTGTTTATCAAGTCGATGTCTACGATAAGCTAGTTCGGACATTGCCTCTGTCAGAAGCCGCGATTCGCATTAATCCTGCCCAGGTGTTAGCGCGATTGTAG